The Thermoflavifilum sp. genome contains a region encoding:
- the rfbC gene encoding dTDP-4-dehydrorhamnose 3,5-epimerase, which produces MPFEATAFEGLCIFTPEVFYDDRGYFFESYNQQVFAQSGYAIQFVQDNQAFSKYGVIRGLHYQRPPHAQSKLIRVLRGKILDVVVDLRPASATYRKVFTVELSEENKKQLFVPRGFAHGYAVLSATAEVLYKCDAFYHPESEEGVRYDDPDLHIDWQIPVHQRIISIKDQRLPWLSQLPVYEIW; this is translated from the coding sequence ATGCCATTTGAAGCCACTGCATTTGAAGGTCTATGCATTTTTACGCCAGAAGTATTTTACGATGATCGAGGTTATTTTTTTGAAAGCTACAACCAGCAGGTGTTTGCACAATCAGGTTATGCCATTCAATTTGTACAGGATAATCAGGCCTTTTCAAAATATGGCGTCATCCGCGGTTTACATTATCAACGCCCACCCCATGCACAATCTAAATTAATTCGTGTATTACGAGGTAAAATTCTGGATGTGGTCGTTGACCTTCGTCCTGCTTCAGCTACTTATCGCAAAGTGTTTACGGTGGAATTAAGCGAAGAAAACAAAAAGCAGCTGTTTGTCCCCAGAGGCTTTGCACACGGCTATGCCGTGCTTTCCGCGACCGCTGAAGTCCTGTACAAATGCGATGCTTTTTACCATCCTGAAAGTGAAGAAGGTGTTCGTTATGATGATCCCGATTTACATATCGACTGGCAGATACCTGTTCATCAACGCATCATCAGTATCAAAGACCAACGACTGCCATGGCTCAGCCAGCTGCCTGTTTATGAAATATGGTAA
- the rpoC gene encoding DNA-directed RNA polymerase subunit beta': MALKKDNRPKPNFSKVTISLASPDSILERSYGEVLKPETINYRTYKPERDGLFCERIFGPVKDYECYCGKYKRIRYKGIVCDRCGVEVTEKKVRRERMGHIKLVVPVVHIWYFKSLPNKIGYLLGLSSKKLESIIYYERYVVIQPGIREDKGLNVMDLLTEEEYLEIIDSLPKDNQLLPDDDPKKFIAKMGAEAIQMLLARINLDELSYSLRNQAATETSQQRKAEALKRLSVVEAFREANQHIENRPEWMVMQYIPVIPPELRPLVPLDGGRFASSDLNDLYRRVIIRNNRLKRLIEIKAPEVILRNEKRMLQEAVDSLFDNSRKSNAVKAEGGRALKSLSDVLKGKQGRFRQNLLGKRVDYSGRSVIVVGPELKLHECGLPKDMAAELFKPFIIRKLIERGIVKTVKSAKKLVERKDAVIWDILENILKGHPVLLNRAPTLHRLSIQAFQPKLIEGKAIQLHPLTCTAFNADFDGDQMAVHVPLSNAAILEAQLLMLSSHNILNPQNGTPITLPSQDMVLGLYYITKGKRSTPDDPVRGEGKIFYSPEEVIIAYNEGKIDLHAWIKVRAMVRNGEGKLEKQLIETTVGRVIFNQTVPREVGFINALLTKKSLREIIGDIIKLTDVPTTARFLDDIKELGYRMAYKGGLSFSINDLIVPKIKETLIENAMAEVEEVWENYNMGLITNNERYNQIVDIWSRVDTKITESLIQELAADQKGFNSVFMMLDSGARGSKQQIKQLAGIRGLMAKPRKSGSTGSEIVENPILSNFKDGLSVLEYFISTHGARKGLADTALKTADAGYLTRRLVDVAHDVVITEEDCGTLRGISISAIKENEEVVESLFDRILGRVSLHDIYHPQTDELIVPAGEMITEEIARKIEDSGIESVEIRSVLTCESRRGVCVKCYGQNLATGQLAQKGDVVGIIAAQSIGEPGTQLTLRTFHVGGVAGSATVESKLTSHFDGIVHFDGLRTVSYENNEGEKVQVVIGRMGEVRIVDPKADRLLTTHNIPYGSTLLVKEGQSIKKGDVICTWDPFNAVIISEISGKVRFENIIEGVTYREEADEQTGHREKVVIESRDKNKIPSLIIEKGKEAKVYNLPVGSHINVNEGDQVKAGQVLVKIPRVIGKLRDITGGLPRVTELFEARNPSNPAIVAEIDGVVSFGSVKRGNREIIIESKEGQVKKYLVPLTRHILVQDGDFVKAGTPLSDGAISPSDILAIKGPYAVQEYLVNEIQEVYRLQGVKLNDKHIEVIVRQMMRKVTIEDPGDTHFLEGDLVDKFEFLEANDALFDKKVVTDPGDSTNLKAGQIVTLRQIRDENSMLRRADKKLVEYRDARPATSSPSLLGITRASLGTNSWISAASFQETTKVLSQAAISGKTDEMLGLKENVITGHLIPAGTGLREFENLIVGSKEEYDILQSSRQAYQFDEEE; this comes from the coding sequence ATGGCTTTGAAAAAAGATAATCGTCCCAAGCCAAATTTCAGCAAGGTAACCATTAGTCTGGCTTCACCGGATTCCATTCTGGAGCGCTCCTATGGTGAAGTACTGAAGCCGGAGACCATCAACTACCGGACATATAAGCCGGAGCGCGATGGGCTTTTCTGCGAACGCATCTTCGGACCGGTGAAAGACTATGAATGTTATTGCGGCAAATACAAACGCATTCGTTACAAAGGCATTGTTTGTGATCGTTGTGGTGTGGAAGTAACCGAAAAGAAGGTGCGACGTGAGCGCATGGGGCACATCAAGCTGGTTGTGCCCGTCGTGCATATCTGGTATTTTAAATCCTTGCCCAATAAAATTGGTTATCTGCTGGGGCTTTCTTCCAAAAAGCTGGAATCCATCATCTATTATGAACGTTATGTCGTGATTCAGCCCGGTATTCGTGAAGACAAGGGGTTGAATGTGATGGATCTGTTGACGGAAGAAGAATATCTGGAGATTATTGATTCCCTTCCCAAGGATAACCAGCTGCTGCCCGATGATGATCCGAAAAAGTTCATCGCTAAAATGGGTGCGGAAGCCATTCAGATGCTGCTGGCTCGCATCAACCTGGATGAGCTATCCTATTCCCTGCGCAACCAGGCCGCCACGGAAACTTCTCAACAAAGAAAAGCAGAAGCCCTGAAGCGGCTAAGTGTGGTGGAAGCTTTCCGTGAAGCCAATCAGCATATCGAAAATCGACCGGAATGGATGGTGATGCAGTATATCCCGGTGATTCCACCTGAACTCAGGCCGCTGGTTCCGCTGGATGGGGGTCGATTTGCTTCATCCGACCTGAACGATCTGTATCGCCGGGTCATCATCCGCAACAACCGCCTGAAACGACTGATCGAGATCAAGGCGCCCGAAGTGATTCTGCGCAATGAAAAGCGTATGCTGCAGGAAGCTGTGGATTCGCTGTTCGATAACAGCCGCAAATCCAATGCGGTGAAAGCTGAAGGCGGGCGTGCACTGAAGTCGCTCAGCGATGTGCTCAAGGGTAAGCAGGGCCGTTTCCGTCAGAATTTGTTAGGAAAACGTGTGGATTATTCCGGACGTTCGGTGATTGTGGTAGGGCCTGAGCTGAAACTCCACGAATGCGGCCTGCCTAAAGACATGGCCGCTGAGCTGTTCAAGCCGTTTATCATCCGCAAGCTCATCGAACGGGGTATCGTGAAGACGGTAAAATCAGCCAAAAAATTGGTTGAACGTAAGGATGCCGTGATCTGGGATATCCTGGAAAACATCCTCAAAGGACATCCCGTATTGCTCAACCGGGCACCGACCCTTCACCGTCTTTCGATTCAGGCCTTCCAGCCCAAGCTCATCGAGGGGAAGGCTATTCAGCTGCATCCGTTGACCTGTACGGCATTCAATGCCGACTTCGACGGCGACCAGATGGCTGTGCACGTGCCCCTGAGCAATGCCGCCATTCTCGAGGCTCAGCTGCTCATGCTTTCTTCACACAACATTCTGAATCCGCAAAATGGTACGCCCATCACCCTGCCTTCGCAGGACATGGTGCTTGGGCTCTATTATATCACCAAGGGCAAGCGCTCCACTCCCGATGATCCCGTGCGTGGCGAAGGAAAGATCTTTTATTCGCCCGAAGAGGTGATTATTGCTTACAATGAAGGCAAGATCGACCTGCACGCCTGGATCAAGGTACGGGCTATGGTGCGCAACGGTGAGGGCAAACTGGAAAAGCAGCTCATCGAAACCACGGTGGGCAGAGTTATTTTTAACCAGACTGTCCCCAGAGAAGTAGGGTTCATCAATGCCCTGCTCACCAAAAAATCCTTACGCGAAATCATCGGCGATATCATCAAACTTACCGATGTGCCCACCACCGCCAGATTCCTTGATGATATCAAGGAACTGGGTTATCGGATGGCTTATAAAGGCGGACTTTCATTCAGCATCAACGATTTGATTGTACCCAAGATAAAAGAAACCCTGATCGAAAATGCGATGGCCGAAGTAGAAGAAGTATGGGAAAATTACAATATGGGTTTGATTACCAACAACGAACGGTACAATCAAATTGTGGACATCTGGTCGAGGGTGGATACCAAAATCACCGAGTCGTTGATTCAGGAACTGGCGGCCGACCAGAAAGGATTTAATTCCGTGTTCATGATGCTCGATTCCGGCGCCCGCGGTTCCAAGCAACAAATCAAACAGCTGGCCGGGATTCGTGGATTGATGGCCAAGCCCAGAAAAAGTGGTTCTACCGGATCTGAGATTGTGGAAAATCCCATCCTTTCCAATTTCAAGGATGGCTTGAGTGTGCTGGAATATTTCATTTCCACACACGGCGCGCGTAAAGGTCTGGCCGATACTGCATTGAAAACAGCCGATGCCGGTTACCTGACCCGTCGTCTGGTGGATGTGGCACACGATGTGGTGATCACGGAAGAAGATTGTGGAACCCTGCGGGGAATCTCCATTTCGGCCATCAAGGAAAATGAGGAAGTTGTGGAATCACTCTTCGATAGAATTCTTGGCCGGGTTTCTCTGCACGATATTTATCATCCACAGACCGATGAGCTGATTGTGCCTGCAGGTGAAATGATTACCGAAGAAATAGCCAGAAAAATTGAAGATAGTGGTATTGAATCCGTTGAGATCCGATCCGTACTCACCTGCGAAAGCCGGCGTGGCGTATGTGTGAAATGCTATGGTCAGAACCTGGCTACCGGCCAGCTGGCACAGAAAGGTGATGTGGTGGGCATCATCGCTGCTCAATCGATCGGCGAGCCCGGTACCCAGCTCACCTTGCGTACCTTCCACGTGGGTGGTGTAGCAGGCTCGGCTACCGTAGAATCCAAGCTCACCTCTCATTTCGACGGTATCGTACACTTTGATGGTTTGCGTACGGTAAGTTATGAAAACAACGAAGGAGAAAAAGTGCAGGTGGTTATCGGTCGAATGGGCGAGGTGAGGATTGTGGATCCTAAAGCCGATCGTTTGCTCACCACGCATAATATTCCTTACGGATCTACCTTGCTGGTCAAAGAAGGCCAGTCCATCAAGAAAGGCGATGTCATCTGCACCTGGGATCCGTTCAATGCCGTGATTATCTCTGAGATAAGCGGTAAGGTGAGGTTTGAAAATATCATTGAAGGGGTTACCTATCGCGAAGAAGCCGACGAGCAAACCGGTCACAGGGAAAAGGTGGTTATTGAAAGCCGGGATAAAAACAAGATTCCCAGTTTAATCATCGAAAAGGGCAAAGAAGCTAAGGTTTATAACCTGCCCGTGGGTTCACATATCAATGTGAACGAAGGCGATCAGGTAAAGGCCGGCCAGGTGCTGGTGAAGATTCCTCGTGTCATCGGTAAGCTCCGCGATATTACCGGTGGTCTGCCGCGGGTAACCGAATTGTTTGAAGCACGTAATCCTTCCAACCCGGCTATCGTGGCTGAAATTGATGGGGTGGTGAGCTTCGGTAGCGTGAAAAGAGGCAATCGAGAAATCATCATTGAGTCTAAAGAAGGTCAGGTGAAGAAATACCTGGTGCCACTGACCCGGCATATTCTGGTACAGGATGGTGATTTTGTGAAAGCCGGTACTCCGCTTTCCGATGGCGCCATCAGCCCCAGCGATATTCTGGCTATCAAAGGACCGTATGCCGTGCAGGAATATCTGGTCAATGAAATCCAGGAAGTGTATCGCTTGCAGGGTGTGAAGCTGAATGATAAGCATATTGAGGTGATCGTCCGGCAGATGATGCGCAAGGTAACCATCGAGGATCCGGGTGATACGCATTTCCTGGAAGGCGACCTGGTTGATAAATTTGAATTTCTCGAGGCCAATGATGCATTGTTCGACAAAAAGGTGGTGACCGATCCGGGCGATTCCACGAACCTGAAAGCCGGACAGATCGTAACCCTGCGGCAAATACGCGATGAAAATTCCATGCTTCGTCGGGCCGATAAAAAACTGGTTGAATACCGCGATGCTCGTCCGGCCACTTCCAGTCCATCTTTGCTTGGTATCACCCGCGCTTCGCTGGGTACCAATAGCTGGATATCGGCAGCATCTTTCCAGGAAACCACCAAAGTGCTCTCGCAAGCGGCTATCAGCGGTAAAACCGATGAAATGCTGGGCCTGAAAGAGAATGTCATCACGGGCCATCTGATACCCGCCGGGACCGGATTGCGCGAATTTGAAAATCTGATTGTGGGTTCAAAGGAAGAATACGATATCCTGCAGTCGAGCCGTCAGGCTTATCAGTTTGACGAAGAAGAATAA
- the rpoB gene encoding DNA-directed RNA polymerase subunit beta, giving the protein MSTAKLPANHSSQQRVNFGKVQQPAEIPDLLAIQLQSFKDFLQLETTPDKRNNEGLFKVFKENFPITDTRNIFNLEFLDYYVDPPRYTIEECIERGLTYSVPLKAKLRLSCNDEEHVDFQTIVQDVFLGNIPYMTPRGTFIINGAERVVVSQLHRSPGVFFGQSIHPNGTKIYSARVIPFKGAWMEFATDINNVMYAYIDRKKKFPVTMLLRAIGYETDKDILQLFDMADEVKADKKTLSKYIGRKLAARVLRTWVEDFVDEDTGEVVSIERNEIILDRDSVLNEENIQQIIDLGVKTIFLQKEELSEDYSIIYNTLNKDTSNSELEAVQHIYRQLRGADAPDDETARGIIDKLFFSDKRYDLGEVGRYKINRKLGLDTPLEVRVLTKEDIIAIIKYLVKLTNGKAEIDDIDHLSNRRVRTVGEQLYAQFGVGLARMARTIRERMNVRDNEVFTPIDLINARTLSSVINSFFGTSQLSQFLDQTNPLSEITHKRRISALGPGGLSRERAGFEVRDVHYSHYGRLCTIETPEGPNIGLISTLCVHAKVNEMGFIETPYREVKNGKVDLHKVKYLSAEEEDLVKIAQANAPVDKEGNFLNDRVKAREMGDFPVLDKHEVQYMDIAPNQIVGLSASLIPFLEHDDANRALMGSNMQRQAVPLLRPEVPIVGTGLEAVAARDSRTQITAEGDGVVEYVDANEIHVRYKRSDIQRLVSFEDDLKVYKLTKFTKTNQSTCINLKPCVKKGQTVKAGDFLTEGYATQGGELALGRNLMVAFMPWKGYNFEDAIVISERVVREDLFTSIHIEEFELEVRDTKLGPEELTADIPNVSEEATKDLDENGIIRVGAWVKEGDILIGKITPKGESDPTPEERLLRAIFGDKAGDAKDASLKVPPSVEGVVINKKLFSRAKKDKNSKMREKAALEKLEKMHQKNVEELNQILLEKLQQLLKDQVSAGVTNNFGEVLIPKGAKFTAKNLSAIDYQNVNPLGWTQNEEINDLVNTLLHNYNIKYNEELGRYKREKFNISIGDELPPGVLRLAKVYLASKRKLKVGDKMAGRHGNKGIVAKIVRVEDMPFLEDGTPVDIVLNPLGVPSRMNIGQIYETVLGWAGWKLGKKYATPIFDGATPEEIAKEIEEAGLPTFGHTYLYDGETGERFHQKATVGVIYMMKLHHLVDDKMHARSIGPYSLITQQPLGGKAQFGGQRFGEMEVWALEAYGAAHTLQEMLTIKSDDIVGRAKAYEAIVKGDNIPKPGVPESFNVLVHELRGLGLELTFE; this is encoded by the coding sequence ATGTCAACAGCAAAACTTCCAGCCAATCATTCTTCCCAGCAGCGCGTAAACTTCGGGAAAGTACAACAACCCGCCGAAATTCCTGATTTGCTGGCTATTCAGCTGCAGTCGTTCAAAGATTTTCTGCAGCTTGAAACCACCCCAGATAAACGAAATAACGAAGGCTTGTTCAAGGTGTTCAAGGAAAACTTTCCTATCACCGATACGCGCAATATTTTCAATCTGGAGTTCCTCGATTACTATGTGGATCCGCCCAGATATACGATTGAAGAATGTATTGAGCGGGGGTTGACTTACTCTGTGCCGCTGAAGGCCAAGCTGCGCCTCAGCTGCAACGATGAAGAGCATGTTGACTTCCAGACCATCGTGCAGGATGTGTTCCTGGGTAATATTCCCTACATGACTCCCCGTGGCACCTTCATCATCAACGGTGCTGAACGGGTGGTGGTTTCCCAGCTGCATCGCTCGCCGGGCGTGTTTTTCGGGCAGTCTATTCATCCAAACGGTACTAAAATTTATTCCGCTCGGGTCATCCCCTTCAAGGGGGCATGGATGGAATTTGCTACCGACATTAACAATGTCATGTACGCCTATATCGACCGGAAGAAGAAGTTTCCGGTTACCATGTTGCTGCGGGCTATTGGCTATGAGACTGATAAAGATATCCTCCAGTTGTTCGATATGGCCGATGAAGTGAAGGCCGATAAGAAAACACTCAGCAAATATATTGGTCGCAAGCTGGCTGCCCGGGTATTGCGTACGTGGGTTGAAGACTTTGTAGACGAAGACACCGGCGAGGTGGTATCCATCGAACGCAATGAAATCATTCTGGACCGCGATAGCGTGTTGAATGAAGAGAATATTCAGCAGATTATTGACCTCGGTGTAAAAACCATTTTCCTGCAAAAGGAAGAGCTTTCGGAAGATTATTCTATCATCTACAACACCCTGAATAAGGATACATCAAACTCCGAACTGGAAGCCGTTCAACATATTTATCGACAACTTCGCGGGGCCGATGCTCCGGATGATGAAACCGCCCGCGGTATCATCGATAAGCTCTTTTTCTCAGACAAACGATATGACCTGGGGGAAGTAGGGCGATATAAAATCAATCGTAAACTGGGCCTGGATACTCCCCTCGAAGTACGGGTACTCACCAAGGAAGATATCATTGCCATTATCAAATATCTGGTGAAACTGACCAATGGCAAGGCCGAAATTGATGATATCGACCACCTGAGCAATCGACGGGTAAGAACCGTGGGTGAACAGCTCTATGCGCAATTTGGCGTGGGACTGGCCCGCATGGCACGCACCATTCGCGAGCGCATGAATGTACGCGACAATGAAGTGTTTACGCCCATTGACCTGATCAATGCCCGGACCCTGAGCTCGGTTATCAATTCATTCTTTGGAACCTCTCAGCTATCGCAATTTCTGGATCAAACCAATCCGCTCAGCGAAATCACGCATAAGCGCCGTATCTCGGCACTGGGACCGGGCGGATTGAGCCGTGAACGGGCCGGCTTTGAAGTGCGCGACGTACATTATTCGCACTACGGCCGCCTGTGTACCATCGAAACGCCTGAAGGTCCGAATATCGGCCTGATCTCCACCTTATGTGTGCACGCCAAGGTCAATGAAATGGGCTTCATTGAAACACCTTATCGGGAGGTAAAAAATGGCAAGGTTGACCTCCATAAGGTGAAATATTTGAGTGCGGAGGAAGAAGACCTTGTAAAGATTGCCCAGGCTAATGCGCCGGTGGATAAAGAGGGTAACTTCCTGAACGATCGCGTTAAAGCCCGAGAAATGGGCGATTTCCCTGTGCTGGACAAACACGAAGTGCAGTACATGGATATTGCACCCAATCAGATCGTGGGGTTGAGTGCTTCGTTGATTCCATTCCTGGAACATGATGATGCTAACCGCGCCCTGATGGGCTCGAACATGCAACGCCAGGCTGTGCCCCTGCTGCGTCCGGAAGTGCCCATCGTGGGTACCGGACTGGAAGCCGTGGCTGCACGAGATTCCCGCACCCAGATCACCGCTGAAGGCGATGGCGTGGTGGAATATGTGGATGCCAATGAAATCCATGTCCGCTACAAAAGGAGCGACATTCAGCGGCTGGTGAGCTTTGAAGATGACCTGAAAGTATATAAACTCACCAAGTTCACCAAAACCAACCAGTCGACCTGCATCAACCTCAAGCCCTGCGTGAAAAAGGGACAAACCGTCAAAGCCGGCGACTTCCTCACCGAAGGCTATGCAACACAGGGCGGCGAACTGGCCCTGGGCCGCAACCTGATGGTGGCCTTCATGCCCTGGAAGGGATATAACTTCGAAGACGCCATCGTGATTTCAGAACGGGTGGTGCGGGAAGACCTGTTTACTTCCATCCATATTGAAGAATTCGAGCTGGAAGTTCGCGACACCAAATTGGGTCCGGAAGAGCTTACCGCCGATATCCCCAACGTGAGTGAGGAAGCAACTAAAGATCTCGATGAAAACGGAATCATCCGGGTAGGTGCCTGGGTGAAAGAAGGGGATATCCTGATCGGGAAAATTACCCCTAAAGGAGAATCTGATCCCACTCCGGAAGAACGCCTGCTGCGGGCTATCTTTGGTGATAAAGCCGGCGACGCTAAAGATGCTTCATTGAAAGTACCACCTTCCGTCGAAGGAGTGGTGATCAATAAGAAACTGTTTTCCAGAGCTAAAAAAGATAAAAACTCGAAGATGCGTGAGAAAGCCGCTCTGGAAAAGCTGGAGAAAATGCACCAGAAAAATGTGGAGGAACTCAACCAGATCCTGCTCGAGAAACTCCAGCAGCTGCTGAAAGATCAGGTATCGGCCGGTGTCACCAATAATTTTGGCGAAGTGCTCATTCCCAAAGGAGCAAAATTCACGGCTAAAAATCTATCTGCCATTGATTATCAAAATGTGAATCCGCTCGGCTGGACACAAAACGAAGAAATCAATGATCTGGTAAATACCCTTTTGCATAACTACAACATCAAATACAACGAAGAGCTGGGTCGATATAAACGTGAAAAATTCAATATTTCCATTGGCGATGAGCTTCCTCCGGGTGTGTTGCGGCTGGCAAAAGTATATCTGGCTTCCAAACGCAAACTCAAGGTGGGCGATAAAATGGCCGGCCGACATGGGAACAAAGGCATTGTGGCCAAGATTGTGCGGGTGGAAGACATGCCCTTCCTGGAAGACGGAACGCCTGTAGATATCGTATTGAATCCACTGGGTGTGCCTTCGCGTATGAATATCGGCCAGATTTATGAAACCGTATTAGGATGGGCCGGCTGGAAGTTAGGAAAGAAATATGCAACGCCTATCTTCGATGGGGCAACGCCGGAAGAAATTGCTAAGGAAATCGAAGAAGCCGGTCTGCCCACATTCGGCCATACATACCTGTACGATGGAGAAACGGGCGAACGCTTTCACCAGAAGGCCACGGTGGGCGTGATCTACATGATGAAATTGCATCACCTGGTTGATGATAAGATGCATGCCCGTTCTATTGGCCCCTACAGCCTCATCACCCAACAGCCGTTGGGCGGTAAGGCACAGTTTGGTGGTCAGCGTTTCGGTGAAATGGAAGTATGGGCACTCGAAGCCTATGGCGCAGCGCATACCCTGCAGGAAATGCTCACCATTAAATCGGATGATATTGTCGGGCGGGCAAAGGCTTATGAAGCCATTGTGAAGGGCGACAATATCCCCAAACCCGGTGTGCCCGAGTCGTTTAATGTGCTGGTGCATGAATTGAGGGGATTGGGCTTAGAGCTTACGTTTGAATAA
- the rplL gene encoding 50S ribosomal protein L7/L12, with amino-acid sequence MADLKAFAEQLVNLTVKEVNELAKILKEEYGIEPAAAAPVMVAGGGAAAGAAAAPAAEEKTSFNVILKAAGANKLNVVKVVKELTGLGLKEAKELVDGAPKPVKEGVAKAEADQLAAKLKEAGAEVEIQ; translated from the coding sequence ATGGCCGATTTAAAAGCATTTGCCGAACAGCTCGTAAACCTCACCGTTAAGGAAGTGAACGAATTAGCTAAAATTTTGAAAGAAGAATACGGAATTGAACCAGCAGCAGCTGCTCCAGTAATGGTTGCCGGAGGCGGAGCTGCAGCCGGCGCGGCCGCTGCACCTGCAGCTGAAGAAAAAACCTCTTTCAATGTGATCCTGAAAGCCGCCGGAGCCAATAAGTTGAATGTGGTGAAGGTGGTGAAGGAACTCACCGGCCTTGGTCTGAAAGAAGCCAAAGAACTGGTTGACGGAGCTCCTAAGCCCGTGAAAGAGGGTGTAGCAAAGGCTGAAGCCGATCAGCTGGCCGCCAAGCTTAAGGAAGCCGGTGCTGAAGTAGAAATCCAGTAA
- the rplJ gene encoding 50S ribosomal protein L10 produces MNKAQKNEIIDKLRERFSRYPHFYLADSSALTVEQVNKLRRACFEGKVEMKVAKNTLIRKALESIEDSRYEAVYPALKGQTAIFFTENPKEPALIISRFRKEQGSEKPLLKLAYVDAEIYEGDGQLETLTRLKSKADLLGELIGLLQSPVHRVMGALQSGGQTLSGVLKTLESRTGA; encoded by the coding sequence ATGAATAAAGCGCAAAAAAACGAAATTATTGATAAGCTCAGGGAGCGCTTCAGCCGTTACCCGCATTTTTATCTGGCCGATTCTTCGGCATTGACGGTTGAGCAGGTGAACAAGTTACGCAGGGCTTGTTTTGAAGGAAAGGTTGAAATGAAGGTTGCAAAAAATACGCTTATTCGCAAAGCCCTGGAATCCATTGAGGACTCACGATATGAAGCCGTTTATCCGGCATTGAAGGGACAAACCGCCATTTTTTTTACCGAAAACCCCAAAGAGCCGGCACTCATCATTTCTCGTTTCCGTAAAGAACAGGGAAGTGAAAAACCGCTCTTGAAGCTGGCTTATGTGGACGCAGAAATTTATGAAGGCGATGGTCAGCTGGAAACCCTTACCCGACTAAAATCCAAAGCGGATTTGCTCGGTGAACTGATTGGTCTGTTGCAATCTCCGGTGCATCGGGTGATGGGAGCGCTGCAATCGGGCGGACAAACTTTAAGCGGCGTATTGAAAACCCTGGAATCTCGAACAGGAGCATGA
- the rplK gene encoding 50S ribosomal protein L11, with translation MAKEIIGYVKLQVKGGQANPAPPIGPALGSKGVNIMEFCKQFNARTQDKMGKVLPVVLTVYADKSFDFVIKTAPASVQLMEAAGIQSGSKEPNRVKVGKVTWDQVKAIAQDKMPDLNCFTLESAMKMVAGTARSMGITIEGTAPWEH, from the coding sequence AGGCGGTCAGGCCAATCCGGCACCTCCCATCGGGCCGGCGCTGGGCTCCAAAGGTGTGAACATTATGGAGTTCTGCAAGCAATTCAATGCGCGCACACAGGATAAGATGGGCAAGGTGCTACCGGTGGTCCTTACGGTTTATGCTGATAAATCCTTCGATTTTGTCATCAAAACCGCGCCGGCCTCGGTGCAACTGATGGAAGCTGCCGGCATACAATCTGGTTCAAAAGAGCCCAATCGCGTAAAAGTGGGCAAAGTTACCTGGGATCAGGTTAAGGCTATTGCACAGGACAAGATGCCCGATTTGAATTGTTTTACCCTGGAAAGCGCCATGAAAATGGTTGCCGGCACCGCACGAAGCATGGGCATCACCATTGAAGGAACTGCACCCTGGGAACATTAA